In Streptomyces sp. HUAS ZL42, the DNA window GCGACGACGGCGTTGACCGCGCCGATCTTCTCGGCGAGGGGCTCGATGATGCGCAGGTTCGCCTGGTGCAGCACGACGGCGGCGAGGTCCTCGGGCACGAGGCCGGCCCGCTCGCAGGCCTTGCGGGCCAGGGGCGGCAGCTGGGTGGTGGCCCAGCGGTAGACGCTCTGCCCCTCCTGTGCGAACCGCGCGGGCTGCCCCTCGATGCGTACGGCGTGCCCCATCTCGGGTACCGAGCCCCACAGCACGGGTGCGATGCCGGGTTCCTGGCCCACGGCGCAGGCCTCCACCACGGCGGCGCCCGCCCCGTCCCCGACGAGTACGCACGTCGTGCGGTCGCTCCAGTCGGTCACGTCGGACATCTTGTCGGCGCCGATGACCAGCGCGCGGGTCGCGGCGCCCGCGCGGAGGGTGTGGTCGGCGGTGGCCAGGGCGTGGGTGAAGCCTGCGCACACCACGTTCACGTCCATCGCGGCAGGCCGCGGGACGCCGAGGCGTGCCGCGACCCGCGCGGCCATGTTCGGGGAGCGGTCCACGGCAGTGGAGGTGGCGACCAGGACGAGGTCGATGTCGTCGGGCGCGAGTCCGGCGGCAGCGAGCGCCTTGGCCGCGGCGTGCGCCGCCAGCTCGTCGACGGGCTCGTCGGGCCCGGCGATGTGGCGCGTGCGGATGCCCACCCGGGACGTGATCCACTCGTCACTGGTGTCGACCATGCCCGCCAGGTCCGCGTTGGTGAGCACCTTGGCGGGCTGGTAGTGGCCGACGGCGGCGATACGTGAGCCGTTCATTGGGTGGTCCCCCTGATTGCCGTGGATAGCGGGATCCACAAGTCTGATCAGTGACTCACGGGTACGCGGGCAGGTAAGGCCACAGGAATCGGGCGCCCGCGTTGTCGGCTTCCGTCAGACCTTCGGACGCCCGAACATTTTCCGTACGCCTACCCGGTGAACAGCTGCGTCGCCTTCTGTACGAGCTCGTACAGCCCGTAGGCGAGCGGCGCCCCCACCCAGAGCCAGGCGAAGGCGATGAGGCCGCGCCGGCTAGGCGGACTGGTGTCGCTGGACATCGGCTGCCTCCTTCGAGGGCGGTGCGGGGACGTGGTGGCGGGGGTGGACGGGCCGGACGAGCTCGTTGGCGACGAAGCCGAGCGCGAGCAGTCCGATCATGATGGACAGGGACAGGGTGTACAGGGAAGAGCCGTGCTTGCCGGCCTCCTCCTGGCGGTCGGCGATCCAGTTGACGATCAGCGGTCCGAGGACGCCGGCCGTCGACCAGGCGGTCAGCAACCGACCGTGGATCGCGCCGACCTGGTACGTCCCGAACAGGTCCTTCAGGTACGCGGGGATCGTCGCGAACCCACCGCCGTAGAACGACAGGATCACCAGCGCGCACAGGACGAACAGCGGCTTGGACGAGTCGCCGAACGCCGCGATGAGCCCGTACATCAACGCGCCGGCGCCCAGGTAGACACGGTAGATGTTCTTGCGCCCGATCAGGTCGGAGGTCGACGACCAGCCGATGCGGCCCGCCATGTTGGCCGCCGAGAGCAGGGCGACGAAGCCGGCGGCGGCGGTCGCCTTGACCGGGGTCGAGGTGTCGGCGAAGAAGTCCGTGATCATCGGGGCGGCCTTCTCCAGGATGCCGATGCCGGCGGTCACGTTCATGCAGAGCACGACCCACAGGCACCAGAACTGCGGAGTGCGCACGGCGCCTCGCGCCGAGACCTGCACGCCGTCGAAGGCGCTCGGCCCGCTCGCCGTGCTTACCGGGTTCTCGCTGCGCGGCACCCGCACGAGCAGCACGCCGAGCGTCATGAAGACGGCGTACGTCAGCCCGTGCACGAGGAAGGCGAGCGCGATCCCGTGGCTGTCGGCGCCGAACGACTCCAGCATCTGCGCGGACCAGGGCGAGGCGATGAGCGCACCGCCGCCGAAGCCCATGATGGCGATGCCCGTGGCCATGCCCGGCCGGTCCGGGAACCACTTGATGAGCGTCGAGACGGGCGAGATGTAGCCGATGCCGAGGCCTGTCCCGCCGACGAAGCCGTAGCCGAGGACGATCAGCCAGTACTGCTCGGTGGCCGCGCCGAGCGCGGAGAGCAGGAAGCCGGACGAGAAGCAGACCAGGGCGACGGTCATCGCCCAGCGCGGTCCGTTGCGTTCCACGAGCGTGCCGCCGAACGCGGCCGACAGGCCGAGCATCACGATGCCGAGCTGGAAGGGGAGCGCGCTCTGCGTGCCGCTGAGGCCGAGCGCTGCTTCGAGCGGCGGCTTGAAGACGGACCAGGCATACGCCTGGCCGATGGAGAGATGGACCGCGAGGGCGGCCGGGGGGACGAGCCAGCGGCTCCAGCCGGGGGGCGCTATGGGGGGACTCATGATCCCGAACGGTAGGCAGGGGCAAGGGAGTTGAGAAGGCGGCACGTCGACCGTATACGATGAGCGGTATCCAGGATGCGCCGAACGGTCGCCGCACGAACCCTTGCCGGCCCTTCTTCCATACTGTAGACAATATCGTCGACAGGTTTCGCTGGTGGCCCGCTGACGGCTGCCGAGAACCCAAGGTCGACAACGACCTGTACGTACGCGACTACGACAAGTGCATCCTCTGCTACAAATGCGTCGACGCCTGCGGCGACCAGTGGCAGAACACCTTCGCGATCTCCGTGACCGGCCGCGGCTTCGACGCCCGGATCGCCGTCGAGCACGACGCCCCGCTGACCGACTCGGCATGCGTGTACTGCGGAAACTGCATCGAGGTCTGCCCGACCCGGGCGCTGTCGTTCAAGTCCGAATTCGACATGCGCGCCGCGGGTACGTGGGACGAGTCGCAGCAGACCGAGACGACCACCGTGTGCGCCTACTGCGGAGTGGGCTGCAACCTCACCCTCCACGTGCAGGACAATGAGATCGTGAAGGTCACCTCACCGCACGACAACCCGGTGACCCACGGCAACCTCTGCATCAAGGGCCGCTTCGGCTACCAGCACGTACAGAACCGGGACTGATCGGGGACTGATCCGCACATGGGACGAGTCACGGAACGGCGCAAGGTCATCCGCATACGGGACGGAGCGGTCTCCACCCGTCCGGACACCCTCGTCGCCGAGGAACCCCTCGAGATCCGGCTCAACGGCAAGCCGCTCGCCATCACCATGCGCACACCGGGCGACGACTTCGCACTCGCCGCGGGCTTCCTGGTGAGCGAGGGCGTGCTCGCCGAACAGACCGACCTGCAGAACATCGTGTACTGCGCGGGCGCCACGGCGGACGGCTCCAACACGTACAACGTCGTCGACGTGAAGACCGCGCCCGGCGTCACCGTCCCCGACATCACACTCGAACGGAACGTCTACACGACCTCGTCGTGCGGCCTGTGCGGCAAGGCCAGCCTCGACGCCGTCCGTACGACCGCCCGCTGGCCCATCACCGACACTCCCCCGGTCCGACTGGACCCCGAGCTGCTCGCAAGCCTCCCCGACCGGCTGCGCACGGCCCAGCGGGTCTTCGACCGGACAGGAGGCCTGCACGCCGCCGCGCTCTTCGCCGAGGACGGGGAGCTGCTCGACGTCCGGGAGGACGTGGGCCGGCACAACGCGGTCGACAAGCTGGTCGGCCGCGCCCTGCAGAACGGGAACCTGCCGCTGTCCCGGGCGATCCTGCTCGTCTCGGGCCGGGCGTCCTTCGAGCTGGCGCAGAAGGCCGTGATGTCGGGCATCCCGGTGCTCGCGGCGGTGTCGGCCCCGTCGTCCCTCGCCGTGGACCTGGCCGCCGAGACCGGCCTGACCCTGGTGGGCTTCCTGCGGGGCAGCTCCATGAACGTGTACGCGGGCGAACACCGGCTCGCCCTGCGGACCGCGGCCGCCCAGGCCTGACCGGCACCCGCGACACGGCGGCGGGACCCCGGGCGGCGGGGAGCGCCCCCTGCGCTGGTTGGGGTCCCGCTGCATTTCTTGCTTGGTCGCGTACAAGCGCTCCAGCGGGCCTCAGTGTTTGATTGCTCGGTCGTCTGCGGGGCGCTTTCAGCCGGTGTCGAGAGCCCGACCGTGCTCAGCGCTTCGCGCCTCCGCGCTCCCCCACTCTCGGCTTCGCTCGAGCGGGGGACCCCATGGGCTCTCGACACCGGCGCGCCCCTTCGGCTCCCTCGCGGCCGGCGCGTGGGGCCAAGGGGCCTGGGACGGCCCTTGCCGTGGGCTGTTGCGGCTTGCTCGCGTGGGGCCAGCGGTTGCCCACTCACCTCTGCCCCTCCTCAGCCGGCCATGAACCCCACATCCGTCGCCCTCACCACCGCCCCCAGCCGCGGGAAGTCGAGCCGCACCGATGCCTCGTGCTCCGCCCCCGTGAACGCGCTCATCGCATCCTCGACGAAGACGAGCTCGTAGCCGAGGTCGCCTGCCGCGCGGGCGGTGGACTCCACGCCGAGGTTGGTGGTGATGCCGCCGAACAGCAGGGTGGTGATGCCGCGTTGGCGGAGGTGGTCGTCCAGGCCTGTGCCCTGGAAGCCGCCTATGGTCCGCTTGACGATCTCGATGTCGCCGTCCCGGAGCAGGCCGGCCGCAAGGCCGCTGCCGGGCGGCTGCTCGGGCACGTTCGGGCGCTCGACGCGGATCAGGACGACCGGCGCGCCCGCCGAACGGAAGGCCTTCGCCAACTCCTCGGCGACGGCGAGGACTTCGGTACCCTTCCGGGGCTCCAGGGGCAGCGCGACGATCCGGTCCATCAGGTCGACCAGGACGAGGGCTGTGCGCGCGGGATCCAGCGCGAGTGGTGCGGTCATGACGGAACGTTAGCCGTCATCAGCGGTCCGTACCGGAAATCCGGATCAACAGGCCCGTGAACGCCTGCGTCAGCTCT includes these proteins:
- a CDS encoding beta-ketoacyl-ACP synthase III, which gives rise to MNGSRIAAVGHYQPAKVLTNADLAGMVDTSDEWITSRVGIRTRHIAGPDEPVDELAAHAAAKALAAAGLAPDDIDLVLVATSTAVDRSPNMAARVAARLGVPRPAAMDVNVVCAGFTHALATADHTLRAGAATRALVIGADKMSDVTDWSDRTTCVLVGDGAGAAVVEACAVGQEPGIAPVLWGSVPEMGHAVRIEGQPARFAQEGQSVYRWATTQLPPLARKACERAGLVPEDLAAVVLHQANLRIIEPLAEKIGAVNAVVARDVSESGNTSAASIPLAFSKLVEQGAISTGDPVLLFGFGGNLSYAGQVVRCP
- a CDS encoding OFA family MFS transporter; this translates as MSPPIAPPGWSRWLVPPAALAVHLSIGQAYAWSVFKPPLEAALGLSGTQSALPFQLGIVMLGLSAAFGGTLVERNGPRWAMTVALVCFSSGFLLSALGAATEQYWLIVLGYGFVGGTGLGIGYISPVSTLIKWFPDRPGMATGIAIMGFGGGALIASPWSAQMLESFGADSHGIALAFLVHGLTYAVFMTLGVLLVRVPRSENPVSTASGPSAFDGVQVSARGAVRTPQFWCLWVVLCMNVTAGIGILEKAAPMITDFFADTSTPVKATAAAGFVALLSAANMAGRIGWSSTSDLIGRKNIYRVYLGAGALMYGLIAAFGDSSKPLFVLCALVILSFYGGGFATIPAYLKDLFGTYQVGAIHGRLLTAWSTAGVLGPLIVNWIADRQEEAGKHGSSLYTLSLSIMIGLLALGFVANELVRPVHPRHHVPAPPSKEAADVQRHQSA
- the fdhD gene encoding formate dehydrogenase accessory sulfurtransferase FdhD, which codes for MGRVTERRKVIRIRDGAVSTRPDTLVAEEPLEIRLNGKPLAITMRTPGDDFALAAGFLVSEGVLAEQTDLQNIVYCAGATADGSNTYNVVDVKTAPGVTVPDITLERNVYTTSSCGLCGKASLDAVRTTARWPITDTPPVRLDPELLASLPDRLRTAQRVFDRTGGLHAAALFAEDGELLDVREDVGRHNAVDKLVGRALQNGNLPLSRAILLVSGRASFELAQKAVMSGIPVLAAVSAPSSLAVDLAAETGLTLVGFLRGSSMNVYAGEHRLALRTAAAQA
- a CDS encoding isochorismatase family protein, whose protein sequence is MTAPLALDPARTALVLVDLMDRIVALPLEPRKGTEVLAVAEELAKAFRSAGAPVVLIRVERPNVPEQPPGSGLAAGLLRDGDIEIVKRTIGGFQGTGLDDHLRQRGITTLLFGGITTNLGVESTARAAGDLGYELVFVEDAMSAFTGAEHEASVRLDFPRLGAVVRATDVGFMAG